Genomic segment of Candidatus Marsarchaeota archaeon:
GCTGCAATTGCATCATTACCCTCGACCACCATTGCTACCACAGGGCCGCCTGTCAAGCTTTCCATAAGCCAGCCCCTTATACGCTCGCCGAGCTGGAGCGGCGTTTCATCCATCTTAAGGCCTTTCTCATCATAACCCTTCTTTGTGTTCTTCCATGCATTAGTGTACCATTCCTTGTCAAGCGGGTAGTGCATGCCTGCGAGCTTCTTGTCTGGAAGCGTAAGCTTGAGTGCCACAACCTTGAGGCCTGCGTCCTCAAACCTTGAAATGACCTTGCCTATCAGCGCCCTTCTTACTCCATCCGGCTTGACAAGCACCAGAGTGCGTTCTATCATACAATCATCATTATTCTTTCACCTGAAAAACAATAAAAAGGATGGCGTATAATCCATCTGCGATGGTGAGACAATGGATATAAATGACTATCAGGCGAAGGCCGCGATTACTGCGCTGTACCCTAATGAGCTAAAGGGGGGCATCTTCTACCCATCATTGGGCTTGGCTGGAGAAGTTGGGGAGCTTCTGAACAAGATAAAGAAGATTGCCAGAGATAATGCAACACCTGATAAAGACGGCATCAAGGCAGAACTTGGAGACATCTTGTGGTATGTGGCACGCATAGCATCAGAAATGGACATTACGATGGATGAAATTGCAAACTACAACATAGAAAAACTTGCGAAACGAAAGGAGAACGGTACCATCCATGGGAATGGAGACTACCGATAGATGACAAGTAAGTTCTTATTGTATAGACATCTGTTGCCATCCAATTCTAATGGTGACATTTGCCAGGGCAATCGGCTATGATACGCTCTTCTGCTTCTTCTGCACCCTAAGCTCCAAAGCAATCTTTGTTACTTCTGGCTTGTCTATACCTAGATACTTGCCTCTGTAAGGTATTGTGGGCCGCGAAAGCTCTTCAAGCATGAGCGAACAGAACCTGATCCCAGGATTCAACGATACGGCCAAAGGACCCTGATTTGCAATCTCCAAGGTTATGTTACCATAAAATCCAGGATCGATTCTTGGGGCCATTTCGACTATCAATCCGAGCCGGGCGAAGCTTGATCTTCCAGTAATCTGCCCTACCAAATCATTCGGTATCCCTACTTGCTCTGCTGTCATACCTAGTACAAGCGTACCTGGATGAAAGGTGAATTTTTGAGCGTTTTCCCTCCTTACTTCCTTTACCGGAATATCAAGTTTGGGGATGGTAAGGTCTATTGAAGGGGTTTGGTCAATCTCATAGACCTTGAAATAATTGCCTAAGGTAAGGTCTATGGAGCACGGCCCGACATTTTCTGGTACAAACGGCTCTATCTTAAGTTTCCCGCTATCAATGTAAGCCTTTATGTCTTCTTTGGCAAGTACAGCCATGTTTTCACCATTGCGATTCGGCTGCATTTAATATATATAGATTTGCTCGCCCTGTTTTGTTAATTACAAGACTCGGTCACAGTGGGCAACAAGTAAATACCTTGCCAACAGAATGGTACTGCTTGCACATATGCATATTCGTTCTTTTTGTGCAGAGAGGGTGTCCAGTATGATCCGCCAGCCAATCATAGTCGTGATGGGGCACGTCGACCACGGTAAAACTACTTTGCTCGACCGCATTCGCAACACCTCGATAGCTGCGAAGGAAGCTGGAGGCATTACCCAGCACATCGGCGCGAGCGAAGTGCCCCTTGAAGCGATAAAGAAAATCTGTGGCGTGATACCGAACGCCAACACAAATCTCAGGATTCCTGGCTTGCTCTTCATAGACACGCCAGGCCACGAGGCCTTCACCAACCTGAGGCGCAGGGGGAGCAGCGTCGCCGACATGGCGATACTGGTAGTCGACATAATGAAGGGCTTCGAGCCGCAGACAATAGAAGCCATAAAGATACTCAAGAGCTACAAGACGCCTTTCATAGTCGCAGCGAACAAGATCGACGTGATAACCGGGTGGCGCGAATCCAAGAGCGCAAGCGTGGCAGAGGCATTGAAGGAACAGGATGCGCACGTCGCCGAAACGCTAAACGCCAAGGTGTACGAGCTCGTGGGCAGATTGAGCGAGCAGGGCTTCTCGAGCGACCTTTACAGCAACATAAAGAACTTCCAGAATGAAGTGGCGGTCGTGCCGATCAGCGCCAAGACCGGCACCGGAATACCCGAGCTGCTCATGCTGGTGGCCGGGCTTGCGCAGCGCTACCTAGAACTTAAGCTCACTATAGAGGTGGACGGCCCAGGCAAGGGCAGCATATTGGAGAAGAAGGAGGAGCGCGGCATGGGCATGACGATAGACGTGATACTGTATGATGGCACGCTTCATGTCAACGACACGATAGCGTTCGCATGCATCGACGGCACTGTCAAGACAACGAAGATAAAGGCGCTGCTCAAGCCGAAGCCTCTTCACGAAATGCGCGAGTCGGCCAGCGGCTTCAGCTACGTCGAATCGGTAAGCGCTGCAGCAGGCGTAAAGATAAGCGCTCTGGGCCTCGAGGATGCGATTCCCGGCTCATCGGTCATACAGACAACGTCGCGCAACTACCTGGAAGAGATAAACTCGGAGCTCGGCGACGTATTCAAGACCGACAAGTTGGGCCTGATATTGAAATCCGATTCGATCGGAGGTATAGAAGGCCTTTCGAAGCTTCTCGAGTCAGAGGGAATAATGGTCAGCAAGAAGGGCATAGGCAGCGTCACGAAGCGCGACGTGATTGACGCTTTCTCAATGAACGGCAAGGATCCGCTGTATTCGGTCGTGCTGGCATTCAACGTCGGCATTGACCAGGATGCCGAGGAGGCCGCCTCGTCAAGCGGCGTAAAGATAATGCGAGGTTCCATAATCTACAAGCTGGTCGACGACTACAAGGAGTTCGCCGAACAGAAGCGCGCCAACAGGGCAAAGCAGGTTGAGGAGCGCCTCTCGATGCCGGCGATGTTGCAGGTGGTGCCAGGCGCGTGCTTCAGGATATCGCACCCTGCGATATTCGGCGTAGACATAACGGAGGGGAGCATAAGGCCCGGCAACGTGATCATGAACGAGGCAGGCGACACGGTCGGCAGGCTCAAGGGCATACAGAACGAGAAGTCGCCGATGGCCGTCGCGAAGAAGGGCGATCGCGTGGCCGTCTCTATGGACGAGCCGACATTCGGCCGCCAGGTTCGCGAGAACCAGGTGCTATACACGCGCGTCAGCGATGACGACGCGCGTATGCTGAAGGGAGAATTCTCGCCGCTGCTGGGCGATGTCGACCGGGAGCTGCTGCAGAAGATACTTGACATAAAGGCCAATGCGAAGCAGTCGAAGAAGCAGGGAGCCTCATAGACATATGCCAAAACCTACAGGGACAGATGTCAAAGTAGCAGAAGTTTTATCGGCATACATCTGTTTTGCGCTCATCCTTTTAAGCTGCAGCGCCAAGCTCCTCTCATCAAAAGCGATAATATGAAAAACATCAGGGTATCGAGAAATTCCTATGAAAGGCTCGAGGAGCAACCGGTAGAGTATGTTGAGAGGAAGGGCTTGGGGCACCCGGACAGCCTTATAGACGGCATAGTCGAGAGGGCCAGCGTCGAGCTCTCTAACGCATACATGGACGCGGCAGGCATGATACTGCACCACAATGTGGACAAGGGCCTGATAATAGGCGGCAGCTCAGAGGCGCGCTACGGCTACGGTGCGATAACCCGGCCAATAGAGGTGATACTGACGGGCAGGGCGGTGCAGGAATACCAAGGCACGCGCATACCTGTTGACGAAATAGCGGTTCATGCCGCATCATCCTACCTGAAGGAGCACACCCGCTTCCTCGACATGGAAAAGGAGGTAAGAATAGAGTCGAAGATCGTGAAGGGTTCTAACGACCTGATCGGCATATTCGGGAAGGGCACCGACATGCCGTTAGCAAACGACACCTCATTTGGCATAGGCTTCGCCCCGTTCACGACAACCGAGCGCCTGGTTCTTGAGGCAGAGCGCATGCTCAACAGCAAGCAGTACAAGGAAGCAATGCCTGCCGTTGGCGAGGACATAAAGATCATGGGAGTGCGCGATGGCAGCACGATAATGCTGACCATCGCAGTGGCATTCGTTGCGCCCCTGATTGCAAGCGCCGACGATTACGCTTCGAAGAAGGAGCGCGTTGCGCAAGACGTGGCCGAATTCGCAAGGAAGCTTGTTGGCCGGGAAGTCGAAGTGGCAGTCAACGTGGGCGACCACAGCGATGACGGCTTTGTCTACCTGACGAAATCAGGCCTAAGCTGCGAGTCTGGAGATGATGGCTCTGTGGGCAGGGGCAACAGGGTCAACGGGCTCATAACCCCGTTCAGGCACATGAGCCTGGAGGCCGCGGCCGGCAAGAACCCGGTCAGCCACGTCGGCAAGATATACAACGTGCTTGCCAATGAGATTGCGAACGACATAGTCAATGCATACCCCCAAGTGACCGAATGCGGCGTCTCTATGGTGTCGCAGATAGGCCGGCCTATAGATGATCCAAAGCACCTTGACATAAAGGTTAACACCGAAAGGCCGGAGCAGGCCGATGCGCTGGCCGGCAAGCTTTCAGACCTGGCCGAGCAGTCGCTTGCCAATATAGGCTTCCTCACGAAGGAGATACTCGCCGGCAAGCACTCAATGTTTTGAGCGCCTGCGTCTAAACCTGCCAGCCACGAACGCCTTGAGCGCGCTGTCCAGTACGCTGTCATTAGGCTTGAGCTCGTACGATACCTGGACTATCGGCTTGTTAGCGTTGAGTATGCCCCTAAGGTTGGTTGGCGTTGCTGACACCACGGTGTCGCAATCAGCAAGGTTTATCGTGTTCTGGAGGTCGCTTATCTGCTTCTGCGAATAGCCCATGGCCGGCAGTTCGTCGTTCAGGCGCGGGTACCTGTCGAAAGTGTCCCTTATCGTTCCCTGGGCATACGGTTTCGCGCTCACGATCTCCTTGGCCCCGAACTGCTTCGCAGCTACCGTGCCGGCGCCGAACTTCATCTCGCCATGTGTTATGGTGGGACCGTCTTCTATTATGAGCACGCGCTTACCCTTTATCATGTTCGCGTTGTCCACGCTTACCACAGAGTCCGCATATGTGATTTTCGCAGTCGGGTTTATCGAGCGCAGGTTCTTGACGAGCACGTCAAGCTCTTCTTTCGTCGCTGAGTTCACCTTGTTGATAAGAAGTATGTCGGCCATCTCAGCCACTTCAGTGCCCGGATAATACGACAGCTCATTTCCGGCCCGGAGCGGATCTGCCACGGTAATGAGAAGGTCAGGCTTTATGAACGAGGCATCGTTGTTCCCACCGTCCCATATTATCACGTCTGCCTCTTTCTCTGCCGCCTCCAGTATCTTCCCGTAATCAA
This window contains:
- a CDS encoding cyclic 2,3-diphosphoglycerate synthase, whose amino-acid sequence is MDRKKVIIIGAAGRDFHDYNVLFRDNEAYEVVAFTAAQIPFISNRVYPKELSGKLYPDGIKIYDESELAKLIRNLKADICVQAYSDLQYGAVMTKASLVNANGADFWLIAPEKAYIKSNKPVIAVCAVRTGSGKSQTSRYIAKFLRDKGLKVVLIRHPMPYGELKDQIVERFSTLKDLDKYKCTIEEREDYEPHIRNGFVLYSGVDYGKILEAAEKEADVIIWDGGNNDASFIKPDLLITVADPLRAGNELSYYPGTEVAEMADILLINKVNSATKEELDVLVKNLRSINPTAKITYADSVVSVDNANMIKGKRVLIIEDGPTITHGEMKFGAGTVAAKQFGAKEIVSAKPYAQGTIRDTFDRYPRLNDELPAMGYSQKQISDLQNTINLADCDTVVSATPTNLRGILNANKPIVQVSYELKPNDSVLDSALKAFVAGRFRRRRSKH
- a CDS encoding methionine adenosyltransferase; this encodes MKNIRVSRNSYERLEEQPVEYVERKGLGHPDSLIDGIVERASVELSNAYMDAAGMILHHNVDKGLIIGGSSEARYGYGAITRPIEVILTGRAVQEYQGTRIPVDEIAVHAASSYLKEHTRFLDMEKEVRIESKIVKGSNDLIGIFGKGTDMPLANDTSFGIGFAPFTTTERLVLEAERMLNSKQYKEAMPAVGEDIKIMGVRDGSTIMLTIAVAFVAPLIASADDYASKKERVAQDVAEFARKLVGREVEVAVNVGDHSDDGFVYLTKSGLSCESGDDGSVGRGNRVNGLITPFRHMSLEAAAGKNPVSHVGKIYNVLANEIANDIVNAYPQVTECGVSMVSQIGRPIDDPKHLDIKVNTERPEQADALAGKLSDLAEQSLANIGFLTKEILAGKHSMF
- the dcd gene encoding dCTP deaminase, with amino-acid sequence MAVLAKEDIKAYIDSGKLKIEPFVPENVGPCSIDLTLGNYFKVYEIDQTPSIDLTIPKLDIPVKEVRRENAQKFTFHPGTLVLGMTAEQVGIPNDLVGQITGRSSFARLGLIVEMAPRIDPGFYGNITLEIANQGPLAVSLNPGIRFCSLMLEELSRPTIPYRGKYLGIDKPEVTKIALELRVQKKQKSVS
- a CDS encoding nucleoside-diphosphate kinase (catalyzes the formation of nucleoside triphosphate from ATP and nucleoside diphosphate) — encoded protein: MIERTLVLVKPDGVRRALIGKVISRFEDAGLKVVALKLTLPDKKLAGMHYPLDKEWYTNAWKNTKKGYDEKGLKMDETPLQLGERIRGWLMESLTGGPVVAMVVEGNDAIAAVRKIAGATAPNRADPSSIRGMYSTDSYDFSDSKKRVLRNIVHASDSTPTAEREIGVWFSSKDIASYKRSDEDVIY
- the infB gene encoding translation initiation factor IF-2, producing MIRQPIIVVMGHVDHGKTTLLDRIRNTSIAAKEAGGITQHIGASEVPLEAIKKICGVIPNANTNLRIPGLLFIDTPGHEAFTNLRRRGSSVADMAILVVDIMKGFEPQTIEAIKILKSYKTPFIVAANKIDVITGWRESKSASVAEALKEQDAHVAETLNAKVYELVGRLSEQGFSSDLYSNIKNFQNEVAVVPISAKTGTGIPELLMLVAGLAQRYLELKLTIEVDGPGKGSILEKKEERGMGMTIDVILYDGTLHVNDTIAFACIDGTVKTTKIKALLKPKPLHEMRESASGFSYVESVSAAAGVKISALGLEDAIPGSSVIQTTSRNYLEEINSELGDVFKTDKLGLILKSDSIGGIEGLSKLLESEGIMVSKKGIGSVTKRDVIDAFSMNGKDPLYSVVLAFNVGIDQDAEEAASSSGVKIMRGSIIYKLVDDYKEFAEQKRANRAKQVEERLSMPAMLQVVPGACFRISHPAIFGVDITEGSIRPGNVIMNEAGDTVGRLKGIQNEKSPMAVAKKGDRVAVSMDEPTFGRQVRENQVLYTRVSDDDARMLKGEFSPLLGDVDRELLQKILDIKANAKQSKKQGAS
- a CDS encoding nucleoside triphosphate pyrophosphohydrolase family protein, giving the protein MDINDYQAKAAITALYPNELKGGIFYPSLGLAGEVGELLNKIKKIARDNATPDKDGIKAELGDILWYVARIASEMDITMDEIANYNIEKLAKRKENGTIHGNGDYR